GCTGCTCAGCTTCTGTCTCCATTTTTCTTTCCCATTTCTGGGCTTGTGGTCTGGACAGAGGTGTCCCTTCACGTCAGGAGGCCGCCCCCTTCACTGCGGAGCCGTCAGTGATACTCTGTCACTCGAGCTCTCTTTCTAACCCACTGCGATATTTCCACCTGCTGTGACCTCAGAGTGCTCAAAGCTCATCACGGCTGTGGGCGGGATAGCCGTGGGGTGAGAAGAGACAGACTCTTGAGAGTTAGAGTGGGCGGAGATAATGCACAGTGAGAAATGTCTGCACGAGCCCCCATGTGGGTGGTTGTGTGCTTGTAGGCTGATGTGTCAGTGGCATTTCTGGTGATGCTGCTGGGTAGAATCTGCAAGAGCACTACATGCTGCTTGCTTTTCTGACTTGGACAACGATTATGCTTTATATTAATGCTGCCTTCAAATGCACCTTATTCGGGCATTCATTATTACGACATGTCATGCGTTCAAGTCCAAAATATAACATGgaagtagtaaaaaaaataaagaattatattgtaaaaaaaaagaaacccaaaTAACTACATCTGAATTCAAAATATTCCTTTATATCACTTATTTATACATGGTATCACAACAAAATTTGAAGTCAACCATACTCAAGTCtaaaaattactgtaaaattacgatatgcaatataatttatattatctataattttgaattataaatatttatatgtacacataaacatgtatatattttgcataaattataaacattacaataatttacTGTAAGAAGTACTATATTAAAgtaaagtacatttatttaaattatcaaaCAAAAGGCAATGCAAAACGGCACAATACTTAGACAGgtgaaagaaattaattttaaaataatatattattagttttttgcattacagtatatatttatttataattttcagaACTGCATGCTTTTTTTATCATGAAAGAATTCTCATGTTAAAAACTTATCACAAGTTgtgtcacaaatgtgttttaaacgAACTGACCTGGTTTTCATTCTCCTGCCAGTTTCATTTTCTTCTCGCTCTTCTGCTTTCCTCTTCATTCACCTCATTCACATGACACTCTAAAAATTTCCTGCTCTGTTTTGACACTCAAATTACATCTAGGATTAATGTGTTGATGTGTTTTTTGTGTACACTTCAACATTGAGCACATGTTCTGTGTCCACAGTTCCCCGGGAACAGCTGTTACAGACTGAGGAGTATGATCTGAATGTGGTGCGTCTTTGCTTCCAAGTTTTCCTGCAAGATGAGACCGGGATGTACAACACCACGCTGCCTCCCATCGTCTCCAACCCCATTTATGACAACAGTGAGTTGACACAAATAAGAAGCACCCAACATTAAATGTGAAGTGTGTCATTACTGCATGTCAACAAATGGAACTGAAAATGTTTGTTTGGCAACATTACAACAGCAACTCAGCCAGTGGCTTTTTATTTAGCTTATTTAGCTCTTTGGTGAGTGGCAGAACTGGGTTGTTTTGGTGCCGCTAGTTGTAAAGAATTACACTTTACTGGGGATGGTAGGGCTAATCTTGAAATAGAATacaatattattcatattatgttTTATAATGGTGCCTTTTTAGTTTTGCCTTTAGTttgttgatttaaataaaataaaaaattgcagtatttaattaatataatatcatGATTTTTAAGAGTATAAAAGTACGTAATATTgagaatattttgtaatttcactccACTACTTAACAACCAAGCTAAATGTAACATTCATTAGTagctaaaacatttttgtggAGTTTTATATAATCTTCAATTATAGAACTTGTTAAATGATATGTTTTATGTCATGTTCTATAATTTATAATCAATGCAAATTAGCAAAAATGAGTCTGAGTCTGTAGTTTGAAATTTAGGATTATTTAATGGTCATAATTACCGGTTTAATATTCATTATTGGTTTTCAATATCTGCTTTATTTGATAGTATTACATTTTAGATTGAGAACAACGTGGTATAGTGATACCCTTCAGAGCACAACTGTCCGGCAGCCCCTTTGACTAATTTATTGTGTTGCATTAAACATGATGCAAGTCACTGCTAACACAGAGCAAGAAGCTGTGTATGCATCGCTTAGGTGACAGTTCTGTAAGTGACCACATCCCACACTACAGGAAATGAGCATGGTCCATTTCAACACTTCCTCACGTGATGGTTGTGTACTGCATGATGCAGAACAGCAATTCTTGCAGAGTGTTTTTGTGTGGTTGTGTGATGCTAAATAAGTTAAAGCAGATAAAAAgttttgggggaggggggggtTAGGCCATGACTTGGTTAAACCCTTTCGTCTGCTTGTAGAGGCTGATTCTCAAGTCTTTCATGTTGTTCTCATGACAATGCAGTAAAATTCTGTAGTAAAACAAAACATGTAAGTACTCAAAACAAGCATACGTAGGTACATTTGACCTGAAACCTTTGACATAGTTTTAGCCAGTGTTAATATGGCAGGCTGTTCTTTAACATCACAGAAATCAGTTTTATACAACCCAGAATAGAGGAAGTAATAAACCACCCCGCCCTTACTCTCTATATCATGACAGGTTTGGCTGCTTTTTAGTCTCGGGACATAATGTTTGCAAGTGTGGCTGTGCCTGCAGATAATCTGATAAAGTCAAAGAATGTGAAAATTGGATTCCTACTGCTCATAGCAGTGCACGTCTGTTTTTCAATTTTCTAATCTCAATGGCCTGTGCTTGTTTCAGGGGCCCCGAATACAGCCGAATTGCGAATCTGCCGGGTGAACAAGAACAGTGGCAGTGTAAAGGGAGGTGATGAGATTTTCCTCCTCTGCGATAAAGTGCAGAAAGGTATGGgaacagtttaattattttaaaaaaatactcaGTGTTATCGATTTCAGCCATTTTGCTTAAAGAACtttaagaaaatgaaaagctgaaATAGAGATCTGAAATTCATGTAGGTATTTATCAAgttattcttgttcttttcttttattcatcattcattcattttattttatgggaAAATAATCTATCCATCTTCCTTGCTAGTTTTTTATGCCATTCTTTTATTTAATACCATCACATCACCTTACTCTAGATGACATTGAGGTGAGGTTCTTCACTCAGACCTGGGAGGCCAAAGGCTCCTTCTCTCAGGCAGACGTACACAGGCAAGTGGCCATAGTGTTCAAGACACCCGCCTACTATGACACCGCCATCACAGCCCCTGTCACAGTGCGCATGCAGCTGCGCCGGCCCACGGACCAGGAGGTCAGTGAGCCCATGGAGTTTCGCTATCTCCCTGATGACAAAGGTAAAAGATCATCCCGTTGTTTTATGAAATCCACATCATTGATCATTGATTTGATTTTGGCCCATGCCTTCACTGTTCATTATGTTACAaatgggtcaatgacaaataagagtacccataataaaaatataaaaaaaataatttaattgatagTCAATTTTGCGAACATGAGCatcatgcattattttatttatatataatttttttatttatttattttgcagatcCATATCGCTGTCAAGAGAAGAAACGTAAAATTGAAAGCCAGATGAAATCCTTCTCTAGCTTCTCCCAAGCATCCATGAGCTTTATTAACAGACAAAAAGCAGTGCCTTCACCTAGCATGATAAATCAGAGAATCAAACTCGGTAAGATGCACGGCACATTTAATGTAACCCAAACTAAAtaccaatatattatatatattttttctttatgtaaacAGTATTCCTATATAACCCAGCGTATTCTTCTTACAGAGCAACAAAATTATTATAGTCCATCCAGTCATGGAGTGATGCGCCAAAATCTAACAGGCTATTATAACAAAGCCCCTTCATCCTGCTCCATGATGCCACCCCTAACAGAACCCCTACCGTCAGGAACATTCAGTCAAGCATGGACCACTCCAGTCGCCGGCACCACCAGAGCCAGTAATGGAGTGGGCCTACAGCAGGTGAACCCAAGTCCCAGTATGCCCACCACAGGGGAAAGTGGAAACAGCCTTCCTGTGCTGACCGCTATGGATCTAGAGATTCTTCAACCTGACGGCTCAAATAGCAGCCAGCCTCGACAGGACCAACTGAACCAGCACGTCCAGCAATCGCAACAGCCACCTCAAAGGCTAGGCGTAGAAGTAGCCCATAATTGGTATAACTATGGCCACCAACAGCCTCAAAGCACACAGAATGGGGCAACAGGCACTGGTGGGTCAATGGGAACTGGCAACTTGTATGCAGTTAACATAGATGATGATTTGTTTCACCTGATGGGTAATCATCAGCCAGGCGTACCACTAAAGCAGGAAACTCAAGGGCCGAGCAATATGGCTGTGTTGGGGCCCAGCTCGGACTGTGGGCAGTCCTTCACCGCGCTCCTGAACTCCACCAACACCAATGGAAGTACCGCAGAGACCATGAGACAAATGGAAGCTGGTGGGCCCAATCAGAGGGTCCCGCAGATTCCGTACCCTGCCAGCAGCATGGGGCAGGAGAGCCATCTCGATTCTTTTGTCTGGTCATACTTCCCCGAATAGAGTGGAATTCCAGAAGTGTTCAAGATGTTcatgattttcttctttaaatataGGCTATGATTCATGTTCACTTAATGTATTTCCTGAAAATCAGGAGGGTTTGTTGTCTTGGAAATACTGTAGGATGCTGCAACCAATTAGGTAAAGCATTGAGATTTTATGAAAAGTTTATGTACATAACAGTCTAATTGTCATATTGGAGTAGTTTGGGGATGTTTGTCCACAAATGCTCAATTATGGCAGGGTAATTGTGTTCCTTAACATGGGAACTAGCAGGGAATTGTCCCTGGGTAATGGCTATGTCATTTTAAACATGCTTCTTATCCAAGGTTCTCAAACATACTGTTCATAAAAGGGTTTTTATTGGTAACTCAAGTGATATTACGGCTTTAGAAAACTACGACCAATGTCTCATTCTATTGTTACTTTATTCAGCATACACATGCTAATTGTGGAGTTTGCTTTTACATTGCATTTTCTGTGAgggagtttttgtatttttatcaaattaaagtttATACTACTGAACATGGATTTTATCGTTTCATGTATGTAATGTTTGCTACATTCTGAGCTGGGTTGTTGCTACATTACTGATATGTGAAGGTGtcaaatgtttgttttcattcatACTGGTAATTTGAACGCATCGTCTGTTTCTGTTTCACATTCCaaagttcaggtaaataaaagtTGAAACTCTCTAATTTGGTGTACATATGTCTTTTCAAATAACATTCATTTATAAGAATGAAGAGAAGCCTTTGGATGTGAATATGTCTGGCTTTCATATTTCAAAACCTGTTGTCATATACTAACAAGAATATGAAAATCAGTGAAGCACAGTGATTGTGTCATTCAAGCAGTttcaaaactcaacagggctatATATAATCCATAGAAACGCATTGTTATGCTGCAGAGTTACTCAATTGATTTTGAAATTTGGGAATTTTTTTACTTCCTTAATACAttttttgattaacttttttcCACAATTTGGAAATATACTCTTACTTTTTGTTtcaatttttatgtaattttaatactgGAGTTACACAATGatgatcatttttatttgttgcatATACATGAGATATTGCGTGCAACATCAGTTAAACAAACTGCATTAATAATCAATCAGAAATGTGCTGTTGTTCTGAGGTGATAGAAGTTGTAAGACtgtaaaaatataaactataccattcaaatgtttggtgcTGATAAATTAgtttacagtaaaaactgtaaaattgtgatatattgggaatattataaaaataactgttttctggttacatatattttaaaattgtggtggCGAAGCTtgatttcagcagccattaatccaaTTTTCActgtcacaggatccttcagaaatagatCAAACTGATTCACTACTCAAGTAAcaattattatttcttataattatcaatgttgtaaaaccgttttaatgcttaatatttttgtggaaagcagaattatttattcagaattttatgataaatagaaagttgaaaGTTGAAGTCGGTTTTTTGCAGCATTACAAATGTCTATACTGTCCCCTGATCgcttaaatgctgaataaaagtatgaattcttacaaaaaaaataataataattcctgatCCAAatcttctgaacagtagtgtaagtcAATTTTAGATAATAATGTCAAATGAATAAGCAGGTTCTCttggattttatatatttaatcataaacaatgttttcttctgttttcctgttatttctctcctgattccgACAACTGTTTTACTGgggaaagcaatattatggttaTGGGACTCATATTTTGTTTGTGTATTATGTAGATTACACAAActgcatccattcactgcagtggacctccaaatctgctctgatgaaaaacaaacttggatggtctgagggtgagtttTTAGCATTTCGTTTTTTATTGACTttttcttgggtgaactattcctttaagcatcGTAGAAAAAGCTTTTAAATCTCGTACGAACAAACAGGAACAATCATAGGCCTTCAAGCCAATGCTGTGAGACATTAATTTTTAGGTAAACATTTAAAGTCAGTACatggatatttttttataatcttaTTTTATATTCTGATAAAGCTCACAACTTTCCTTGAAATTGTGTGGTTTTATAAGAGCTAAGAATTAGAGCTGCTTTCCCCAGAGACGTCAATACCTGTGAATACAGGACACTCTCTTATGGTCTTATCTGGAAGATATGCTGTTAAAAATCATGGCTTCCTGTCTGTCTGTAGCAAACCACAATGCAGCTCCTAAACAGAAACAACAATACA
Above is a genomic segment from Carassius carassius chromosome 30, fCarCar2.1, whole genome shotgun sequence containing:
- the LOC132110674 gene encoding proto-oncogene c-Rel-like, encoding MDVHSISMHRDPNLMGDPCAQIFEQPKQRGMRFRYKCEGRSAGSIPGERSSDNNRTYPSIQILNVTRKGKVRVTLVTKSEPYKPHPHDLVGKDCKDGYYEAEFGPERRVIAFQNLGIQCVRRREVRDAIMQRIARRINPFNVPREQLLQTEEYDLNVVRLCFQVFLQDETGMYNTTLPPIVSNPIYDNRAPNTAELRICRVNKNSGSVKGGDEIFLLCDKVQKDDIEVRFFTQTWEAKGSFSQADVHRQVAIVFKTPAYYDTAITAPVTVRMQLRRPTDQEVSEPMEFRYLPDDKDPYRCQEKKRKIESQMKSFSSFSQASMSFINRQKAVPSPSMINQRIKLEQQNYYSPSSHGVMRQNLTGYYNKAPSSCSMMPPLTEPLPSGTFSQAWTTPVAGTTRASNGVGLQQVNPSPSMPTTGESGNSLPVLTAMDLEILQPDGSNSSQPRQDQLNQHVQQSQQPPQRLGVEVAHNWYNYGHQQPQSTQNGATGTGGSMGTGNLYAVNIDDDLFHLMGNHQPGVPLKQETQGPSNMAVLGPSSDCGQSFTALLNSTNTNGSTAETMRQMEAGGPNQRVPQIPYPASSMGQESHLDSFVWSYFPE